Proteins encoded together in one Hevea brasiliensis isolate MT/VB/25A 57/8 chromosome 16, ASM3005281v1, whole genome shotgun sequence window:
- the LOC110673910 gene encoding uncharacterized protein LOC110673910 — MSKRLCFPATNNIAEYEACIYGLEALMAVGAKKVEVFGDSMLVVSHVKGEWELKEEKLRPYLEYAKKLLFSFEEMTMKNMPITQNQIADALATLASLWEKGDQKLTQSVILMRSRIPCYEGLIIVHLDLEDEMKWYEDIRRYLEVREYPQSANNRDRATIRRLATQFTLAGGQL, encoded by the coding sequence ATGTCAAAAAGGCTATGTTTCCCAGCCACTAATAATATTGCAGAATATGAGGCTTGCATTTATGGCCTAGAGGCATTAATGGCTGTTGGGGCTAAAAAAGTGGAGGTGTTTGGAGATTCAATGCTAGTGGTTTCCCATGTTAAAGGTGAAtgggaattgaaagaagaaaagttgaggccATACCTGGAGTATGCTAAGAAACTATTATTTAGCTTTGAGGAAATGACTATGAAGAACATGCCTATAACTCAGAACCAGATAGCTGATGCTCTAGCCACACTGGCATCCTTATGGGAGAAGGGAGATCAGAAGCTGACCCAGTCAGTTATCCTGATGAGGAGTAGAATCCCATGTTATGAAGGGTTAATAATAGTACATTTAGATCTAGAAGATGAGATGAAATGGTATGAGGACATAAGAAGATATTTAGAGGTAAGAGAATACCCACAGTCAGCCAATAATagggatagagctacaattcgtagattagccactcagttcACTTTGGCTGGGGGGCAACTCTAA